TGCACATTCAATGGGAAGAGACGTTCAcgtcgaggcgcctacggtgactttgcaaatctcaagatgatatgccggctcattaTTTTAGAAGTGCTCATAGGAGTAAGGTGTGCGTGTCTACGTTCATATAGAtgaatgtatgcgcgtgtatataaaCGCTTGTGTTTGTACTTATGTTAAAAAAAGCTTAAAGATGCCCTAGTTCCGGCTATTCTCCAAATGAAGAACAGAAAAATAAACTAAGCGAAATTACGGACCCTTTCGAGTGCAACGCTGCTGCTTGCACGTATAAAATTTACAGTTCAGTCGAGGCAAAAAAGAAAGGGAAATTGCAGGACGTAGGCCTGACCGCCAAAAAGGGAAAAGAACAAGAGCTCGCGCATGATCACCGTTGAGAATTTGCATTCGAGCTCACAAGTGTCCTCTCAGCATCTTGGTCCTGTACAGTTGCGGGGCTacgttctccttctcctcctcctcctccgcagcCCACGTCGTGCTGCCAGGCCGGTGAGATTACGAACAGGTCCGGCGCCTCGGGCGCCGCTTGCCGGTCCTTGACGTGCACACCCACAGCGTCCATCTTCTCCATCTCGCTGTAATCCATCCCCTGAAGGATCGCCGGGATGCCGCCGGGGCTGTAGTGCACGCCCTTGCGCCCCATCTCCAGATCGAGCCCGCCGCTCATCGGAGAGagcacgccgccaccgccgccgccgtacgCGTCGTCGTCCTCCGACACCCACGACCGGAAACGGTTGAGCGAGGGCGGCATCCGCGTAAAGAAGACCTCGGCGATGTTGGCTAGCGCGCCCCTGTTGTAGGGATTCTCCTTTTTGTCGTACCTGTACCTGAAGTTCTCGTACGTGGTCTGGTTGGTGCTCATGAGGTAGAGGTGGAACACGGTGAGGCCGCCGACGAACCACACCGACACGAAGGTGAAGACGATGAGCACGACGGACAACACCTCGCCGCCCATGGACTTCAGCAGTGAGCCGCCGTACTCCTCCCTCTCGGCGGCGATGTTGAGCCACGACAGGGCGAAGACGTAAAAGCAGAGGAGCGTGGACGtggagatgaagaggaagaagaagcggtaGTTCCGCTGCGACAAAAGGACACCAGAATCTATATATCAGCTCGAGTCGTTGTTGGCAAATTAAGAGAGAAGAATTGACGAAAGAATTGATCCAAACAGCAGAAAAAGCAGCAATATCAATTCGAGTGCTAGCGACCAATTTTACACGAGCATACTCTAGCAAGTATTCAGAGAGGAAGCAGGATCACATATGGAAGCGGCCGGCAAATGATGTGATAAAAGTTAATGTTGATGCTGCTTTTCAGGCCGATTTTCTGTCAGGAGCAACAGGAGCTATTGCACGCGACCAACGAGGGACTGTTATAGCAGCAGCCACTTGGTATCTTCCTCAGGTCTCGACTCGAGCGTTGATGCAGCTGAAACTCTGGCAATTCGTAACGGTTTATATTTAGCCGGCAGGATTGGATGCAAAGTTCAAGTTGAATCGGATAGCAGTTTCGTGGTGGACTCAGTGCAGAATTAAGATTATACTGGATACAATATAGCCACTATTCTGGAATGCAGAGAGCTTGCTCTTGACTTTGCAAATGCTGATTACTCCCACTGTTTTCGTGAAGCTAATGAGGCTGCTCATATCTTAGCTAGCCACTCTTTTAGCATTAGATCTTCCTCATTCTGGGAAGCTTACATCCCGGACTTTATTTCTCAAGCTATTGTAAAAGATTTGTCTCTGATATGAGGAATAAAGTcttgaagtttcaaaaaaaaaaagagagaagaattgaTGATGCAGTTACTCCTATATGAATGAGGTGACTGACCAGGCCGATGCACTGGCCGACCCAGGGGCAGTGGTGGTCGAACTTCTGGACGCAGTTGTTGCAGATGGAGCAGTGGGACGTGCGGGGCGGGCGGTACAGCAGGCACGTGTCGCAGTACTTTACCTTGACCACGCACCCGTTGACGACCACGTCCTTGGAGCGGGGCACGCGGAGGTGGGGGCTCGCCGCGTTCACCCACTCGGTCGACGGCGTCGTCATGTCCACCACCTGCTGCTCGTCGCCGTACTCGGGAGGACGCGCGTTCCTCGGCACGATCCCCGGATCCCTGCTCGACGTCAGGAGCAGGAATGCCAAATCCTGCAGGCATATACAACAGGACAAGAATCAGCACTTTggcaaaaaaaaataaaaggacAAGAATCAGCAGCTGTGGTGTTGCTTCCGGTTTGCTGAATTTTGTGAAGCTCACGTACCGCTAGGCCGAGAAGGACCGTGGCGATGAGGACCGGCAGGCCAAGGACATTCTTCTTCTGATCCGAGGTGCTGGAGTTCATCTTTGTGATGCACTGGCAGCATAGGCCGACCAAGGGGCCTATGATTAGAACTGTGGACAGGAAGAGGGAACCCGCGTCCGGACCGAAGATTAGGCGCCCGCCGCAGAGAAATTTCTGAAATCGTTTTGGTGGGAGTAAAATTGCCGTCCGTCAGTTGAAACTAGTAGGAATCGAATGCTTTTATTATGCATAAGTAGGGAGTCTAATGGCTAACAGCTACGTAACAGAATGTGTCGATAATTTATTATGATCATTTCTTGAGATTTTCCTTTGCACCTTGTCCATATGTCAGCTGCTACAAAAACTTTCTTGTCTTATACAGAGGACCGGTTGAATCAATTTGACCAGAAAATGATGAACACTAGATTTTCTTTTGCTAAAAgattcaagcacacaagaagcaaatgTGACATCTTAATTTCTAATTTTCAGCAAAAAGTACTGGACAAGAGAGATATAGGAAGATGAAGAGCGGCATGTACGTACATTGCTTCCTCTCCAAACTTGATACAGCCTCCTCCGATTCGGCTGTTCTTCCATCCTGCTTGACTGCTTATTCCTCCAAACGGCCGACCTCTTTGTTCCAAGATCAAGGCCCAGTTGCTCACAGCGGCCACCGGAGCCGGCGCTGCCACACCACAGGTGACCGACGACGAGGCCTGCCGCCTGCCGATTAGACGTACAGCTACTGGCCGCTCTTCAGTTTCCTCTCTTCTTTTTCTCGCTCTCCCAGTTCGTTATGGCCAAGGCAATGACCATCTCCTGCTTTTCCCCTTGGTTTTCTCTCTCTAGGCGTGGCGAGGGAGAGCGCCAGTTGTAGCTACGTGCGTATTGTTTTCCCTAGGAAATCGATCAAGGTTGGGCTCAACGACCTTCCTGCCCCAACGTGCCGGCCTGAACGACAGGGTGGATCGGCCGGCAAGTCTAGGCGTGTTGGCCCACCTGTCTGTCGGTGTACTAGGATATTCTAggactcatgttctattattcTCTTCGCCTATGTAATTATCAAATAGTAACACTAAAAGAAGGCAATTATCAAGACCTTCAAAATGGTTCTGTTTAATTGTTTTCTTAGGATTGTATTTAGGTCTATACAAAATTTGACGTGTAATCATATTTGTCCCACACTTTTCCAAAATCggggagtaaatagcataaaactaccacttttcgtgctagggttccaaaaaaccACCATTTTTTTGTTTGTAACTGATACCTACCACTTTTCTTGTCGGCTGTCTCAAAAAACCCAAATCGCCCGTTGCTAGCGTTTTGAACCGTTTTctgactgtcggtgtactagaataggggtaccctagtaccccgaacttgtgcacgggcagttgcagcaccccgcggcaaggcttgccgggcgaacgccaagatcctctgtggttcccttggagccattcgagaacaaagtatttaagctcaggagacaaggccccgacaagaggagcttgccgggaaggccaaccaaggcactccaaggaacttgccgcgacgcgccacgtgctccggcaaggcaacaaggccccggcaagaggagcttgccggaaaggccaaccaaggcactccaaggaacttgccgcgacgcgccacgcgctccggcaaggcaacaaggccccggcaagaggagcttgccgggaagaccaaccaagatacctcgaggcccggtgagcgacaagcttccggacccgacaagataacaacagcggcaaggcgcttgccgcagcaggcggccactctgtgcccacgctccagcgcatccaccaacgtgtcgctctgggggcctctccaggcgcgcgtggcgggaggctgtgcagccagcggtgcgcagtggcatgcgaagctgacaagatcgccatcgtggcgaacggtggcgcccctaacggtccttttctgcactgtttgggcgactcagacgggcatttaatgcccttgtcccctgccgtcagggttaggtaggatgcactgtacaagtaactgtaccaaccacctcgctttttacatttgtacccttctctgcgttgccacctgtcggtgacccctttagcgtataaaaggaggcccatgcgcaacgtagagggggttcggggaGGTTCGGAGGGTTCGGTTGGACTGGTTCGGGAGGTTcggaggttcgactcattcgtaacccagaaaaacactatgctctctctctggagcaagaacacaagataatcaaacaagcagcagtaggagtgttatctctccggagagctccgaagctgggtaaactgctcgtgtgcttcgcctcgatctgctcttcatgtgatctccgccccccgccgaaccgaaaggggcccggtccgccggccccataggtgttcgtggatcagtttcccccgacatctttggcgcgccaggtagcgggcgtcgagattgtgtgaacctgatccggcgttcacacgagctagatcttcattcccttcatcaacacgccaccgaagaagaagacttcggcggcagccgctccgtccacgtcacttccgccaccgttggagcaaacgggtggtggaatggacgccggcggaagaatgaacgtcgacgaggaagcttatgatgctgccaggtccaaggacaaggctgcacaaacctcggcgactgtacatgttccgcgccactctcaggaggcgcaagaccaacagcgtcatggcacttgcagtgccatacgcatgataggccaagaccaagctggtggatctcggggcgctcaagaccagcatgcacgccaacgtgctggcacgagcggggcacggtcgcctggacgggatactgctccttctaacatagttagaagtccgagcacgtctcgCTCcttgcgccgtccgccactgccacccaccactccagcagaagctttggcgcgagctcaactgctcctggattaccctccgatgtcggacaagatcgacgaatggagggccaccattcagagtctcatcggctacgccaacggcgacactccacggcggccgagcgcgtcgccgccgcggcagggttgccgggggcgagccggtggcaacgaaacgggtggaggtgcaactaccatgcaatcaccgccccgaaggccaagatcgccgactcgccggatccacctcgacagcgactccaccgcatcgtcggatccacgagctcgtcgcgatcagcgccaagttcttcatgatcgacaacaagaagatgctcgaactcgcatcgagcgccgaagagaagcgcgacgtcaatccgacaagcgcgctgggccctctgttgacatgcatgtgccaggggaaccaggcgatctgccgtacgcggtaggttaccctgcgttcactcgtgagctgcggcaagtccagtggcccagcacgaagaacttcaagccagacgtaccggagaagtacgacggcaagacgcatccgtcggagttcctcaacatctacaccattgtggtgtaggctgccgggggacgggatgacaagatccttgccaactacttcccgctggtgctcaagcccaacgtcagatcctggctcatgcacttgccagacaactccatatcctcttgggctgatctgtgccatcagtttgtcggcgccttcacaggcggacacaagcctcatggccaggagagtgatcttcatctgctcgcccagaaggaaggagagcccctgcgcaagtacattcagagattcagcagtgtgcagcacaacatcccagacgtccaccctgccgcggtgatcagcgcgttccatcagaacatgcggaaccgcaggatgcgggaggaaatggcgatgtgcaagatcagggacgtcagtgagttatatgcactggccgacaagtgtgcacgtgctgaggaagggaggagactccccggagagaatgtaggagcgggaggatctgacagtgaagatgctgccccggcaaggaaaaaccggcggcggaacaataggaagaggaaaggcaaagaggtgctagttgttgagcagtccggcaacggtggtggcgccaaggaagccaaagctggtgactccggcaaggaggttgccgcggaggtggcggtcgccgacaagcaggacggcaccaacaagcagtattgctagatccaccgcaccaaggtccATGATCTCTAGAGTTGCagaaaagtcgagcagcttgttgagcaacagaaagctgaatacgagcggcgcgacaaggagaaggcccaggaaggtgctgggggatccggcaagaaacgtcccggccgaggaggacgctgcggcaaggccaagcagcgacaaggagacagacctcctcgcggccgcgacaaggatgaagatgacgacgacgatgaagacatggatgatgaggagactgatgagcaggagttccagaaagccacagaggtcctgtgcgttgacggtggtgcttctctgcatacctcgcaccgtcagctcaagcagtgggtgcgggaagttaatgcagcagaaccacccgtcgagtcacgcaagcctctgaaatggtccagcatgcctatcatctttgatattgaggaccaccctgatcgcataactgcggtcgggtgcttgccgatgttggtttcaccaacaacccgcaacctcaaggtcactaagatgctagttgacggcggggccggcttgaacctgatctcctccacggtgctccagaaactccagatccctgacagtgagctcgaagagaccggtacatttcaaggaatcaacccgggaagaagcaagccgaagggaaagatcacgttgccggtaacatttggcagcgagctgaacttcaggactgagagggtcatgtttgatgttgctgactttccattaccttacaatggaatccttggccgtccggcactcgccaagttcatggcagcctctcactatgcgtacaacgtactgaaaatgccaggcccgataagtgtcatctctgtccctggcgacaagaaggatgctcttatctgtgccgacaagatctaccgggaagcagcagccgcagcagaacgcaagacacttgccgctgaagctcccggggggaagaagaagaccaagtccggcaagagctctgatgcccactccggcaagcgcacctcttcggagtgctgcgctaccgtcgaggacgcaccatcgagctccaccggcaagtgtaagaaggcaatgaaagctccacctgagaccaagaaggtgtccgccaaggaggacggcactggtggtaccttcaccatcagcgccactcttgaccccaaataggaaagcgcgctcgttgctttcctgcgggcgaatgtcgacgtgtttgcgtggcaactgtctgatatccccggtgttcccaggaaagtaattgagc
The Triticum dicoccoides isolate Atlit2015 ecotype Zavitan chromosome 3A, WEW_v2.0, whole genome shotgun sequence genome window above contains:
- the LOC119271521 gene encoding probable protein S-acyltransferase 4 gives rise to the protein MEEQPNRRRLYQVWRGSNKFLCGGRLIFGPDAGSLFLSTVLIIGPLVGLCCQCITKMNSSTSDQKKNVLGLPVLIATVLLGLADLAFLLLTSSRDPGIVPRNARPPEYGDEQQVVDMTTPSTEWVNAASPHLRVPRSKDVVVNGCVVKVKYCDTCLLYRPPRTSHCSICNNCVQKFDHHCPWVGQCIGLRNYRFFFLFISTSTLLCFYVFALSWLNIAAEREEYGGSLLKSMGGEVLSVVLIVFTFVSVWFVGGLTVFHLYLMSTNQTTYENFRYRYDKKENPYNRGALANIAEVFFTRMPPSLNRFRSWVSEDDDAYGGGGGGVLSPMSGGLDLEMGRKGVHYSPGGIPAILQGMDYSEMEKMDAVGVHVKDRQAAPEAPDLFVISPAWQHDVGCGGGGGEGERSPATVQDQDAERTLVSSNANSQR